In one Halosimplex halophilum genomic region, the following are encoded:
- a CDS encoding CehA/McbA family metallohydrolase, giving the protein MLSVEFHAHSAASYDGRDSVEMLLERAAAVGLDALAVTDHDEVSANPELLERAPEYGLVGIPGIEVSSAAGHVLGLNVSEAVEPGLPFGETLARIRDQGGIAVVPHPFQEMRSGVLANVGKSELREADAVEVYNSRLVTGYSNRQARRFAERYDLPITAGSDAHVSDMVGRAVTLVDAEEPTADAICEAVVDGRTTLQTRRTPWLVSARQAYGNTRRRVRLALDRLLP; this is encoded by the coding sequence GTGCTCTCGGTCGAGTTCCACGCCCACTCGGCGGCCTCCTACGACGGCCGCGACTCCGTGGAGATGCTGCTGGAGCGGGCGGCCGCGGTCGGCCTCGACGCGCTGGCGGTCACCGACCACGACGAGGTCAGCGCCAACCCGGAGCTCCTCGAACGGGCCCCCGAGTACGGCCTCGTCGGCATCCCGGGGATCGAGGTCTCCAGCGCCGCCGGGCACGTCCTCGGGCTGAACGTCAGCGAGGCGGTCGAGCCCGGTCTGCCGTTCGGCGAGACGCTCGCGCGGATCCGCGACCAGGGGGGCATCGCCGTCGTCCCCCACCCCTTCCAGGAGATGCGTAGCGGCGTCCTCGCGAACGTCGGGAAGTCCGAGCTCCGCGAGGCCGACGCGGTCGAGGTGTACAACTCGCGGCTGGTGACCGGCTACTCCAACCGGCAGGCCCGCCGGTTCGCCGAGCGCTACGACCTCCCGATCACCGCCGGCAGCGACGCCCACGTCAGCGACATGGTCGGCCGCGCGGTGACGCTGGTCGACGCCGAGGAGCCGACCGCCGACGCCATCTGCGAGGCGGTCGTCGACGGCCGGACGACGCTACAGACGCGGCGGACCCCCTGGCTGGTCAGCGCGCGCCAGGCCTACGGGAACACCCGCCGGCGGGTCCGCCTCGCGCTCGACCGCCTGCTCCCATGA
- a CDS encoding asparagine synthase C-terminal domain-containing protein, giving the protein MSGPGDADEPGSPRANTRRDAVEDPIHAADEGRLRGASPATVRGALADGDPLPGTAGFAGAVDGRVVRDALGRQPVFTEADDPETWSFDPAALSDPDPVPAGHARDSDGDERVWSLPDPDPATDERAAVRAVREGVRGAVDDTATGGLAVAFSGGVDSAALAARLDAPLYVAGFPDSHDVEAARSGAAKLDRELRVVELTHGDIERAVPEVAAATGRTDAMDVSIALPLYLVAERAAADGYDRLAVGQGADELFGGYAKVARAPEDERVAADTVRGARREVVETLPDQLQRDVLALRGAGVEPVAPLLDDRVVAAALDLPGDLLVTDRGERKWALRLAVREWVPDPVAFREKKAVQYGSLVSRELDRLARRAGFKRRMDDHLGRYVDSLC; this is encoded by the coding sequence ATGAGCGGGCCCGGCGACGCCGACGAGCCGGGAAGTCCCCGCGCGAACACCCGCCGTGACGCCGTCGAGGACCCCATCCACGCTGCCGACGAGGGCCGCCTCCGCGGCGCTTCGCCGGCGACGGTCCGGGGGGCACTGGCCGACGGCGACCCCTTGCCCGGGACCGCCGGGTTCGCCGGCGCGGTCGACGGGCGGGTCGTTCGGGACGCCCTCGGTCGCCAGCCCGTCTTCACCGAGGCCGACGACCCCGAGACCTGGAGTTTCGACCCCGCCGCGCTGTCCGACCCGGACCCGGTCCCGGCCGGACACGCCCGCGACAGCGACGGTGACGAGCGGGTCTGGTCGCTCCCGGACCCCGACCCGGCGACCGACGAGCGGGCGGCCGTGCGGGCGGTCCGCGAGGGGGTCCGCGGGGCGGTCGACGACACCGCGACCGGAGGACTGGCGGTCGCCTTCTCCGGCGGCGTCGACTCGGCGGCGCTCGCGGCGCGGCTCGACGCCCCGCTGTACGTCGCGGGCTTCCCCGACAGTCACGACGTGGAAGCCGCCCGGAGCGGCGCCGCGAAGCTCGACCGCGAGCTCCGGGTCGTCGAGCTGACGCACGGGGACATCGAGCGGGCGGTCCCGGAGGTCGCGGCGGCGACCGGGCGGACCGACGCGATGGACGTGAGCATCGCGCTCCCGCTGTATCTCGTCGCCGAGCGGGCCGCCGCGGACGGCTACGACCGGCTCGCGGTCGGCCAGGGCGCCGACGAGCTGTTCGGCGGGTACGCGAAGGTGGCCCGCGCCCCGGAGGACGAGCGCGTCGCGGCCGACACCGTCCGCGGGGCGCGCCGCGAGGTGGTCGAGACGCTCCCCGACCAGCTACAGCGGGACGTGCTGGCGCTCCGCGGGGCGGGCGTCGAGCCCGTCGCGCCGCTGCTCGACGACCGGGTGGTCGCCGCCGCGCTGGACCTCCCGGGGGATCTGCTCGTGACGGACCGCGGCGAGCGCAAGTGGGCGCTGCGGCTGGCGGTCCGCGAGTGGGTCCCCGACCCCGTCGCGTTCCGCGAGAAGAAGGCCGTCCAGTACGGCAGCCTCGTCTCCCGGGAGCTCGACCGGCTGGCCCGCCGGGCCGGGTTCAAACGGCGGATGGACGACCACCTGGGGCGGTACGTCGACTCGCTGTGCTGA
- a CDS encoding NUDIX hydrolase, translating into METTRHYTATVYVVSDGAVALHEHDGLGKWLPPGGHVDRDELPHEAGLREVREETGIDADLVAERDDIGSPTVDPLPKPRHFQLADVNVHGEFVGHQHVDLVYYARADTREIDPAEGEQPADAWRWFTSEDLAATDALDPDVAETGARAIETVSG; encoded by the coding sequence ATGGAGACGACCCGACACTACACGGCGACCGTCTACGTCGTCAGCGACGGCGCCGTCGCCCTGCACGAACACGACGGCCTCGGCAAGTGGCTCCCCCCGGGCGGCCACGTCGACCGCGACGAACTCCCCCACGAGGCGGGCCTCCGGGAGGTCCGCGAGGAGACCGGCATCGACGCCGACCTCGTCGCCGAGCGCGACGACATCGGCTCGCCGACCGTCGACCCGCTTCCCAAGCCCCGCCACTTCCAGCTCGCCGACGTGAACGTCCACGGCGAGTTCGTCGGCCACCAGCACGTCGACCTGGTCTACTACGCCCGCGCCGACACCCGCGAGATCGACCCCGCCGAGGGCGAGCAGCCCGCCGACGCCTGGCGCTGGTTCACGAGCGAGGACCTCGCAGCAACGGACGCCCTCGACCCGGACGTTGCCGAGACCGGGGCGCGAGCGATCGAGACGGTCTCCGGGTGA
- a CDS encoding transcription initiation factor IIB — MTDTTIRRHTSEREEARERDEAESEDLVCPECGGNLASDAEHGETVCEDCGLVVEEDEIDPGPEWRAFDASEKDEKSRVGAPTTNMMHDKGLSTNIGWQDKDAYGNSLSSRQREKMQRLRTWNERFRTRDSKERNLKQALGEIDRMASALGLPENVRETASVIYRRALDEDLLPGRSIEGVATSALYAAARQAGTPRSLDEIAAVSRVDKDEIARTYRYVVRELSLEIQPADPESYVPRFVSDLDLPDEVERRARQLLNTAKEQGVHSGKSPVGLAAAAVYAASLLANEKVTQSEVSEVANISEVTIRNRYHELLEAEEEFTAP; from the coding sequence ATGACCGACACCACTATCAGACGCCACACGAGCGAGCGCGAGGAGGCCCGCGAGCGAGACGAGGCGGAGTCGGAGGACCTCGTCTGTCCGGAGTGTGGGGGCAACCTCGCGTCGGACGCCGAACACGGCGAGACGGTCTGTGAGGACTGCGGCCTGGTCGTCGAGGAGGACGAGATCGACCCCGGTCCGGAGTGGCGCGCGTTCGACGCGTCGGAGAAAGACGAGAAGTCCCGCGTCGGCGCGCCGACGACGAACATGATGCACGACAAGGGCCTGTCGACCAACATCGGCTGGCAGGACAAGGACGCCTACGGCAACTCGCTGTCCTCGCGCCAGCGCGAGAAGATGCAGCGGCTGCGCACCTGGAACGAGCGGTTCCGCACACGCGACTCCAAGGAGCGCAACCTCAAGCAGGCGCTCGGCGAGATCGACCGCATGGCCTCCGCGCTGGGCCTGCCCGAGAACGTCCGCGAGACCGCGTCGGTCATCTACCGCCGCGCGCTCGACGAGGACCTCCTCCCGGGCCGCTCCATCGAGGGCGTCGCCACGTCGGCGCTGTACGCCGCCGCCCGGCAGGCGGGCACGCCGCGCAGCCTCGACGAGATCGCCGCGGTCTCCCGCGTCGACAAGGACGAGATCGCCCGCACCTACCGCTACGTCGTCCGCGAGCTCTCGCTGGAGATCCAGCCCGCCGACCCCGAGAGCTACGTGCCCCGGTTCGTCTCCGACCTGGACCTGCCCGACGAGGTCGAACGCCGGGCCCGCCAGCTGCTGAACACGGCCAAAGAACAGGGCGTCCACTCCGGGAAGTCCCCGGTCGGCCTGGCCGCCGCGGCCGTCTACGCCGCCTCGCTGCTCGCCAACGAGAAGGTCACCCAGTCGGAGGTCAGCGAGGTCGCCAACATCTCCGAGGTCACCATCCGCAACCGTTACCACGAACTCCTCGAAGCGGAGGAGGAGTTCACCGCCCCCTGA
- the gatC gene encoding Asp-tRNA(Asn)/Glu-tRNA(Gln) amidotransferase subunit GatC, translating to MSDTENVVEPEEVRHVADLARIDLDDEEVDRFTEQFADILEYFETLDEVPEVDEEEELANVMRPDEVRDSLSQAEALDNAPESEDGYFKGPNVS from the coding sequence ATGAGCGACACGGAGAACGTGGTCGAACCCGAGGAGGTGCGCCACGTCGCGGATCTCGCGCGCATCGACCTCGACGACGAGGAGGTCGACCGCTTCACCGAGCAGTTCGCCGACATCCTCGAGTACTTCGAGACGCTGGACGAGGTGCCCGAGGTCGACGAGGAGGAGGAACTGGCCAACGTCATGCGCCCCGACGAGGTGCGCGACTCCCTCTCCCAGGCGGAGGCACTGGACAACGCCCCCGAGTCCGAGGACGGCTACTTCAAGGGCCCGAACGTCTCGTGA
- the gatA gene encoding Asp-tRNA(Asn)/Glu-tRNA(Gln) amidotransferase subunit GatA, which translates to MSTEYNGYITTERIDGASDGPLAGKTVAVKDNISTEGVRTTCGSAMLDDYVPPFDATVVERIKEAGATIPGKTNMDEFGMGTTTETSAFGPTENPVAEGHVPGGSSGGSAAVVAAGDADMALGTDTGGSVRAPAAFCGVVGIKPTYGLVSRYGVVAYANSLEQVGPIAPTVEDAAELLEVIAGPDERDATTRDATEERGEGAYDYAAAADGDVDGLDIGIPMELLDGADERVTDVFWDAIDELESRGASYHEVDLECLRYAVEAYYVTAMSEASSNLARFDGVRYGQSGGYDGNWNETFARAREEGFGEEVKSRILLGTYALSAGYHDKYYKKAQDARAWIKRDINDALEGADVLASPTMPVPPMEMGESLSDPLTMYLADANTTPVNLANLPAISVPAGETDGGLPVGLQLVGPAFGEKAIIRAGSALA; encoded by the coding sequence ATGAGCACGGAGTACAACGGCTACATCACGACGGAGCGCATCGACGGCGCGTCGGACGGCCCCCTGGCGGGGAAGACGGTCGCCGTCAAGGACAACATCTCGACCGAGGGCGTCCGCACGACCTGCGGGTCGGCGATGCTCGACGACTACGTCCCCCCCTTCGACGCGACGGTCGTCGAACGGATCAAGGAGGCGGGCGCGACCATCCCCGGCAAGACCAACATGGACGAGTTCGGGATGGGAACGACCACCGAGACCTCGGCGTTCGGCCCCACCGAGAACCCGGTCGCCGAGGGGCACGTCCCGGGCGGCTCCTCCGGCGGGTCGGCCGCGGTCGTCGCCGCCGGCGACGCCGACATGGCGCTGGGGACCGACACCGGGGGCTCGGTCCGCGCGCCGGCTGCCTTCTGCGGCGTCGTCGGCATCAAGCCCACCTACGGCCTCGTCTCGCGGTACGGGGTCGTCGCCTACGCCAACTCGCTGGAGCAAGTGGGACCGATCGCCCCAACGGTCGAGGACGCGGCCGAACTGCTGGAGGTCATCGCCGGCCCCGACGAGCGCGACGCGACGACCCGCGACGCCACCGAGGAGCGCGGCGAGGGCGCCTACGACTACGCGGCCGCCGCGGACGGCGACGTGGACGGCCTCGACATCGGGATCCCGATGGAGCTACTCGACGGCGCCGACGAGCGGGTGACCGACGTGTTCTGGGACGCCATCGACGAGCTCGAATCGCGGGGCGCCAGCTACCACGAGGTCGACCTGGAGTGTCTCCGCTACGCGGTCGAGGCCTACTACGTGACCGCCATGAGCGAGGCCTCCTCGAACCTGGCCCGCTTCGACGGCGTCCGCTACGGCCAGTCGGGCGGCTACGACGGCAACTGGAACGAGACGTTCGCCCGGGCCCGCGAGGAGGGCTTCGGCGAGGAGGTCAAATCCCGGATCCTGCTGGGTACCTACGCCCTCTCGGCGGGCTACCACGACAAGTACTACAAGAAGGCCCAGGACGCCCGCGCCTGGATCAAACGGGACATCAACGACGCGCTGGAGGGCGCCGACGTGCTCGCCTCGCCGACGATGCCCGTCCCGCCGATGGAGATGGGCGAGAGCCTCTCGGACCCGCTGACGATGTACCTCGCCGACGCCAACACGACGCCGGTGAACCTCGCGAACCTGCCGGCCATCTCGGTGCCCGCGGGCGAGACCGACGGCGGCCTGCCCGTCGGGCTCCAGCTCGTGGGGCCGGCGTTCGGCGAGAAGGCGATCATCCGCGCGGGCAGCGCGCTGGCCTGA
- a CDS encoding helix-turn-helix transcriptional regulator yields MNGDSLVTYVARSELRSALLRAVERDPRTTAALHADLDVSQSGVYKTLDELADRGLVRESDRWELTARGRLVADELARQDAVEDLLDDEFWDDHEVAALPRRFRQRLAGAGEWELYRNPARNPQYLERWAVELFREADWLRVGAQVYYPRFARMVDELADRGVLDAQVVVDDRLVDEAIERYADGAPACIDERVADLPFSFTVTADLVALSLPARDGVSDLDAVLVGSGEGAVELGRDIHAHFWDRAVPVEDYLATV; encoded by the coding sequence ATGAACGGTGATTCCCTGGTCACCTACGTTGCGCGGTCGGAGCTGCGCTCGGCGCTGTTGCGCGCCGTCGAGCGCGACCCCCGCACGACGGCCGCCCTCCACGCCGACCTCGACGTGAGCCAGTCGGGCGTCTACAAGACGCTGGACGAACTCGCCGACCGCGGGCTCGTCCGGGAGTCCGACCGGTGGGAGCTGACCGCCCGCGGGCGGCTGGTCGCGGACGAGCTGGCCCGCCAGGACGCGGTCGAGGACCTGCTCGACGACGAGTTCTGGGACGACCACGAGGTGGCGGCGCTGCCCCGCCGGTTCAGACAGCGCCTCGCGGGCGCGGGCGAGTGGGAGCTGTACCGCAACCCCGCGCGCAACCCCCAGTACCTCGAACGCTGGGCGGTCGAGCTGTTCCGCGAGGCCGACTGGCTGCGCGTCGGCGCGCAGGTGTACTACCCCCGCTTCGCCCGGATGGTCGACGAACTCGCCGACCGCGGCGTCCTCGACGCCCAGGTCGTCGTCGACGACCGCCTCGTCGACGAGGCCATCGAGCGCTACGCCGACGGCGCGCCCGCCTGTATCGACGAGCGCGTCGCCGACCTGCCCTTCTCCTTTACCGTCACCGCGGACCTCGTCGCGCTCTCCCTGCCGGCCCGCGACGGGGTCTCCGATCTGGACGCCGTCCTCGTCGGCTCCGGCGAGGGCGCCGTCGAACTCGGCCGCGACATCCACGCCCACTTCTGGGACCGCGCGGTCCCCGTCGAGGACTACCTCGCGACCGTCTGA
- a CDS encoding QcrA and Rieske domain-containing protein: MDEDRYPAPSGRRRFVKGIVGSAALGSLGVAGSGLTTVPTNRTGVGGGNVEAKVIKNTDGPAPRGMSQIPVTVEDGYLKGVWPAATENGEVADGAAKTTLGGVEYSSKWFQYCGIQTHPKVEPDSEADNFLRADPGGRYEWEADLEPGTRLAVEMFDDYEEWGNGVGDAGLGKPAAATWRSVETDSTLPVQVIRSPEIERLAEDDEWLAASTDRGFIAWLNKCTHLCCVPSGFKQSATVDGAENAVYCQCHQSVYDPFDVVSKVVTAFPRPES, from the coding sequence ATGGACGAGGACAGATATCCGGCGCCGTCCGGTCGCCGTCGGTTCGTCAAGGGGATCGTCGGCAGCGCGGCGCTGGGGTCGCTCGGCGTCGCCGGGTCCGGGCTGACGACGGTGCCGACCAACCGGACCGGCGTCGGCGGCGGGAACGTCGAGGCGAAGGTCATCAAGAACACCGACGGGCCGGCGCCCCGCGGGATGTCCCAGATCCCGGTGACCGTCGAGGACGGCTATCTCAAGGGGGTGTGGCCGGCGGCAACCGAGAACGGTGAGGTGGCGGACGGCGCGGCGAAGACGACGCTGGGCGGGGTGGAGTACTCCAGCAAGTGGTTCCAGTACTGCGGCATCCAGACCCACCCGAAGGTCGAGCCCGACAGCGAGGCGGACAACTTCCTGCGGGCCGACCCCGGCGGCCGCTACGAGTGGGAGGCCGACCTCGAACCGGGGACGAGACTCGCGGTCGAGATGTTCGACGACTACGAGGAGTGGGGCAACGGGGTCGGCGACGCCGGCCTCGGCAAGCCCGCGGCGGCGACCTGGCGCTCGGTCGAGACGGACTCGACGCTCCCGGTCCAGGTCATCCGCAGCCCGGAGATCGAGCGCCTCGCCGAGGACGACGAGTGGCTCGCCGCGAGCACCGACCGGGGATTCATCGCCTGGCTCAACAAGTGCACGCACCTGTGCTGTGTCCCCTCCGGCTTCAAGCAGTCGGCCACCGTCGACGGCGCCGAAAACGCCGTCTACTGCCAGTGTCACCAGTCGGTCTACGACCCCTTCGACGTGGTCTCGAAGGTCGTCACCGCCTTCCCCCGTCCCGAGAGCTGA
- a CDS encoding glycosyltransferase: protein MDLPRVAAFTDSYLPTHNGVTYTIQTWRDRWHRRGGRMDVVYPDSDHDPAEGEYPVSSLPFPFYEGFRVGVPGVPEAVDSAEVVHAHSPFSLGLAGLRLARKHDLPMVASYHTPTSEYAEYLAFTRPIERAVERSAEEYERRFLDRVDVVVAPSERTADRVRDLGTTTPVEVVSNGVDTDFFRPVETGRFRERHGLPDGPLVGYTGRHGYEKNLTAIVEAADGLDVTLVFGGDGPAREDVERAAAEADVEAHFLGWLDREELPSFYTALDVFAFPSPVETQGIAALEANACGTPVAGVASAALADTIDQGETGYKAPPDDAAAFRDVIARTLAERDRLSEECLARRDAVSVEHSVDRLAGVYDQLR, encoded by the coding sequence ATGGACCTGCCGAGGGTGGCCGCGTTCACGGACTCCTACCTGCCGACCCACAACGGCGTCACCTACACCATCCAGACCTGGCGGGACCGCTGGCACCGCCGCGGCGGCCGGATGGACGTGGTCTACCCCGACAGCGACCACGACCCCGCCGAGGGGGAGTACCCGGTCAGCAGCCTCCCCTTTCCCTTCTACGAGGGCTTTCGCGTCGGCGTCCCCGGCGTCCCCGAGGCCGTCGACAGCGCCGAGGTCGTCCACGCCCACTCCCCCTTCAGCCTCGGGCTCGCCGGGCTGCGCCTCGCCCGGAAGCACGACCTGCCGATGGTCGCCTCCTACCACACGCCGACCAGCGAGTACGCGGAGTATCTCGCGTTCACCCGCCCGATCGAGCGGGCCGTCGAGCGCAGCGCCGAGGAGTACGAGCGGCGCTTTCTCGACCGGGTCGACGTGGTCGTCGCGCCCAGCGAGCGGACCGCCGACCGCGTCCGTGACCTGGGCACGACGACGCCGGTCGAAGTCGTCTCCAACGGCGTCGACACCGACTTCTTCCGTCCCGTCGAGACCGGGCGGTTCCGCGAGCGCCACGGGCTCCCCGACGGCCCGCTCGTCGGCTACACCGGTCGCCACGGCTACGAGAAGAACCTGACGGCGATCGTCGAGGCGGCCGACGGCCTGGACGTGACCCTCGTCTTCGGCGGCGACGGCCCGGCTCGCGAGGACGTCGAGCGGGCCGCCGCGGAGGCGGACGTCGAGGCGCACTTCCTGGGGTGGCTCGACCGGGAGGAGTTGCCCTCCTTCTACACGGCGCTGGACGTGTTCGCGTTCCCGAGCCCGGTCGAGACCCAGGGGATCGCGGCGCTGGAGGCCAACGCCTGCGGGACGCCGGTCGCGGGCGTCGCCAGTGCCGCTCTCGCGGACACCATCGACCAGGGCGAGACCGGGTACAAGGCCCCGCCCGACGACGCGGCGGCGTTCCGCGACGTGATCGCCCGGACGCTCGCCGAGCGCGACCGCCTCAGCGAGGAGTGTCTCGCCCGCCGCGACGCCGTCAGCGTCGAACACTCCGTCGACCGCCTCGCCGGCGTCTACGACCAGTTGCGCTGA
- a CDS encoding ribonuclease P protein component 4 translates to MDTEAIARERIDRLRELARAATVDGDDERARRYVRRARRIAERNRLALPREFTRFTCDRCDAYLRPGANARVRLQDGHVVVTCDCGGQARYPYD, encoded by the coding sequence GTGGACACCGAGGCCATCGCCCGCGAGCGCATCGACCGCCTGCGCGAGCTCGCCAGGGCGGCGACCGTCGACGGCGACGACGAGCGCGCCCGCCGGTACGTCCGCCGCGCCCGCCGCATCGCCGAGCGCAACCGCCTCGCGCTCCCGCGGGAGTTCACCCGGTTCACCTGCGACCGCTGCGACGCCTACCTCCGCCCCGGCGCGAACGCCCGCGTCCGTCTGCAAGACGGGCACGTCGTCGTCACCTGCGACTGCGGCGGCCAAGCCCGGTACCCCTACGACTGA
- a CDS encoding YhbY family RNA-binding protein, protein MSDSTRAQRIHELDVTVWVGKKGLDPVEDELSDQLADREFVKAKFHRSARGGATTEELAEDLADRVNAEVVRTRGHTAVFER, encoded by the coding sequence ATGAGCGATTCCACACGGGCACAGCGGATCCACGAGCTCGACGTGACGGTCTGGGTCGGCAAGAAGGGCCTCGACCCCGTCGAGGACGAGCTGTCGGACCAGCTGGCCGACCGGGAGTTCGTCAAGGCGAAGTTCCACCGGTCGGCCCGAGGGGGGGCCACCACCGAGGAGCTGGCCGAGGACCTGGCCGACCGGGTCAACGCCGAGGTGGTCCGGACCCGCGGCCACACGGCGGTGTTCGAGCGATGA
- a CDS encoding mechanosensitive ion channel family protein gives MTGAPVAPLQNGGSGVVADFLIDNVGLDAPLAGAIGSAITFLVSFVALYALGRIVISPIVGRVLTSRDLDEHARKPLRKLTNFLIAFGALGIAFAFADYGNILTSIATVAAAATLAIGFAMQDVLKNFVAGIFIYTDKPFRIGDWIEWDDYAGVVEDISLRVSRVRTFDNELLTVPNSQLTDGVIKNPVAKDELRMKFVFGIGYEDDIDEATEIILEEARDHPGILDEPEPSVRLTELADSYVGLQSRFWISNPSRADFVKVQGEYVTSVKQRFDDAGINIPYPQRDIHGGIELDNVEGLVEPTTGDD, from the coding sequence ATGACAGGGGCCCCGGTCGCCCCGCTCCAGAACGGGGGCTCGGGCGTCGTCGCCGACTTCCTGATCGACAACGTCGGCCTCGACGCGCCGCTGGCCGGCGCCATCGGCTCGGCGATTACCTTCCTCGTCTCCTTCGTCGCGCTGTACGCGCTCGGGCGCATCGTCATCAGCCCCATCGTCGGCCGCGTGCTCACCTCGCGGGACCTCGACGAGCACGCCCGCAAGCCGCTCCGGAAGCTCACAAACTTCCTCATCGCGTTCGGCGCGCTCGGCATCGCCTTCGCCTTCGCCGACTACGGCAACATCCTCACCTCTATCGCCACCGTCGCCGCCGCCGCCACCCTCGCCATCGGGTTCGCCATGCAGGACGTGCTGAAGAACTTCGTCGCCGGCATCTTCATCTACACCGACAAGCCGTTCCGCATCGGCGACTGGATCGAGTGGGACGACTACGCCGGCGTCGTCGAGGACATCAGCCTGCGGGTCTCCCGCGTCCGCACCTTCGACAACGAACTGCTCACCGTCCCCAACTCCCAGCTCACCGACGGCGTCATCAAGAACCCCGTCGCCAAGGACGAGCTCCGCATGAAGTTCGTCTTCGGCATCGGCTACGAGGACGACATCGACGAGGCCACCGAGATCATCCTCGAAGAGGCTCGCGACCACCCGGGCATCCTCGACGAGCCCGAGCCCTCGGTGCGGCTGACCGAACTCGCCGACTCCTACGTCGGTCTCCAGTCCCGGTTCTGGATCTCCAATCCCAGCCGCGCCGACTTCGTGAAGGTCCAGGGCGAGTACGTCACCAGCGTCAAGCAGCGCTTCGACGACGCCGGCATCAACATCCCCTACCCCCAGCGGGACATCCACGGCGGCATCGAACTCGACAACGTCGAGGGGCTCGTGGAACCGACGACGGGCGACGACTAG
- a CDS encoding alpha/beta fold hydrolase, producing MPTVRTNDIETYYERRGEGPPVVFVHGAIVDHSQWDPQLDALSDEYTTIAYDVRGHGRTGGSQRGRYSVDLFADDLGALLDALDIDEAVLCGLSTGGCIAQVYAARHPDRVAGLVLADTFAPEFRSLGERLQRSVLLRATVPPVRLVGYERVERAMVWLQEKLSGQGVSGDYEKVERIREMGPKMTTDEFAKVIGAVAGFHRTEVRFPAISAPTLVLYGEHEAPFMRRQARHLATEIGGATLRVVPGGGHASNLDNPDFFTGAVRELLAEVYPAETAEAVG from the coding sequence ATGCCCACCGTCCGCACCAACGACATCGAGACGTACTACGAGCGCCGCGGCGAGGGCCCGCCGGTCGTGTTCGTCCACGGCGCAATCGTCGACCACTCCCAGTGGGACCCCCAGCTCGACGCGCTGAGCGACGAGTACACGACGATTGCCTACGACGTGCGCGGCCACGGCCGCACCGGCGGGTCCCAGCGGGGTCGCTACTCGGTCGACCTGTTCGCCGACGACCTGGGTGCGCTACTGGACGCGCTCGACATCGACGAGGCCGTCCTCTGCGGGCTCTCGACCGGCGGCTGTATCGCCCAGGTCTACGCCGCGCGCCACCCCGACCGGGTGGCCGGGCTGGTACTCGCCGACACCTTCGCGCCCGAGTTCCGCTCGCTCGGCGAGCGCCTCCAGCGCTCCGTCCTGCTCCGTGCGACCGTCCCGCCGGTCCGACTAGTCGGCTACGAGCGCGTCGAGCGGGCGATGGTCTGGCTCCAGGAGAAGCTCTCCGGCCAGGGCGTCAGCGGCGACTACGAGAAGGTCGAGCGTATCCGGGAGATGGGGCCGAAGATGACCACCGACGAGTTCGCGAAGGTGATCGGCGCCGTGGCGGGCTTCCACCGGACCGAGGTCCGGTTTCCCGCGATCTCCGCGCCGACGCTCGTCCTCTACGGCGAGCACGAGGCGCCGTTCATGCGCCGCCAGGCCCGCCACCTGGCGACCGAGATCGGCGGCGCGACGCTCCGGGTCGTCCCCGGCGGCGGTCACGCCTCGAACCTCGACAATCCCGACTTCTTCACTGGCGCCGTCCGCGAACTGCTGGCGGAGGTGTATCCGGCCGAGACGGCGGAAGCGGTGGGGTGA
- a CDS encoding DUF7548 family protein, translated as MKQTRLAPLVGVVGCLLVLVSLAAPYLLVRTAPGSAVGTYYAEGALNPLVAGIFALVAAIVLAAGRDERTDPPLAAGVGIALGLFATVVIAVWAVTVPEQVLFDMDAPAIITYHRWASVAVSLLIPVASLWWSRTLGLV; from the coding sequence ATGAAGCAGACGCGGCTCGCGCCGCTGGTCGGCGTCGTCGGGTGCCTGCTCGTGCTCGTGTCGCTGGCCGCCCCGTACTTGCTGGTGCGGACGGCGCCCGGATCCGCGGTCGGGACCTACTACGCGGAGGGCGCGCTGAACCCGCTCGTCGCGGGGATCTTCGCACTCGTCGCGGCCATCGTCCTCGCGGCGGGCCGCGACGAGCGGACCGACCCGCCGCTGGCCGCGGGGGTCGGCATCGCGCTCGGGCTGTTCGCGACCGTCGTGATCGCGGTGTGGGCCGTGACGGTCCCCGAGCAGGTCCTGTTCGACATGGACGCGCCGGCGATCATCACCTACCACCGGTGGGCGAGCGTCGCCGTCTCGCTCCTGATTCCCGTCGCGAGCCTGTGGTGGTCGCGGACGCTCGGCCTGGTCTGA